The DNA segment GAATGGTGCAAAAAAGGGGGCGGCAACGCCAGCGGAAAGGAGATCGTCGAGACAGGAAGACGGCAAGGAAATGAAAGAGATTAAAGACTACAACAGCTTGATGGCtgaaataagaaaagaatttaaaaacaatGAACAGTATATAGAGAGAAAACTACTTGAAGTACAAGAGAATCTGGATAAGAGGctggagggggtggtgggggaATTGACAGGAAAGGTTAAAGATCTATTGGTAAGAACTAAGGCTCTGGAGGATTCGGTGAAGAGGGTgcaaaaagatacaaaaaacagTAAGAAGGAGGTGGATAAGATAAGAGCAGATGTTAAAGAGATAGAAAAGGTGCAGGATGAGTTGTTGGACAATATGGCCATGACTCAGATGAGGCAAAATCAAACTAATTTGAAACTGAGAGGTATACCAGAGATCCCAAACGAGGATATTAGATCTAAAGTGATAAAAGAGCTAGCAAGTTGGCTAGATAAAAAAGAAGACGAAATAAACTCGTATTTGGTAAACATTTTTCGAATAAGGTCAAGAGTggataaagttaaaaagaaaaaactgccAGGAGACGTTATTGTTATGTTCAACACGATGgaaataagaaatgaaattttgAAACAAAACCACATCAAAAGGTTATACATTGGAGGAAACCCAATTATTAACTTTAAAGAAAttccttcgagatttcttcgaagAAGAGATCCATACAAAAAATTAACAATTCAATTGAAAAAAATTGGGATCTTGTACAGATGGGAGTTTCCGGAgggcatttcattttatttcaaagaaaaaagGTTTAAGTTAAGCACCAGTTTAGAGCTCCAGAAATTTACGAGGAGATATGAGAAGGAGCTGGGAAAGATAGAcgtagaggaggaaagggaggattATCAAAGAGACGAGGAAGGTGAAGAGAGTGAGGAAGAAGATAGAGAAGAGAGTACAACAGgtgaaagggaagaagaagagaaggaggacgAGGAACAGTAGTTACCACTTAGCTCAGACAAATTAGACAGACTAACAGTAATAGATGGTTTTAAAAACGATAAgttggaatgtgaatggtttgaataataaaaataagaggaATCAGATTGCACATGTATTAATGAAAAAGAATTGGGATTTAATCTGTCTTCAAGAGACGCACGTAATAGGCAAACATAAGAGGGTACTAAGTAATAAAAGATTGGGAGTTgactttgtgacctctgataaagttaagaaaagaggggttgtaatatatataaaagaaaaatatgaGCCGCAATTACTGTATAAAGATGAACATGGGAGAGTGGTGGTGGTACAGATGGTATTTCATGGAGAAAGAATAATTGTGGTGGGattatatgcaccaaatgataaaaaatcagttttgtttttttctgaattaGAGACTATATTGATGGAATGGATGGATCAAAAAATGATACTGATGGGGGATTTTAATGGGGTGGTGATGCCAGATATAGACAAGCTAACAAAAAGAAGTGATAAGAAGGAGGGCAAGCTGCCTCGATCCTTCTTCGATATGGTCAATAATTTGGGGCTGACGGATGCATGGAGATATAAAAACCCTACTGTGAAACAATTCACTTTTTTTTCAAACCCGAatcagagttgggggagaatagaCAGCATCTGGGTCTCGAGGGAAATGATACAGAATTTAACTAAGTCGGAAATTTGGCCACGAACTATATCAGACCATAATGCGGTTTCGATTGAGTTAAAAGGTAGAGATGATAAAACaagcagatggagaatgaatgaattcctctt comes from the Podarcis muralis chromosome 6, rPodMur119.hap1.1, whole genome shotgun sequence genome and includes:
- the LOC144328047 gene encoding uncharacterized protein LOC144328047 — its product is MTNGAKKGAATPAERRSSRQEDGKEMKEIKDYNSLMAEIRKEFKNNEQYIERKLLEVQENLDKRLEGVVGELTGKVKDLLVRTKALEDSVKRVQKDTKNSKKEVDKIRADVKEIEKVQDELLDNMAMTQMRQNQTNLKLRGIPEIPNEDIRSKVIKELASWLDKKEDEINSYLVNIFRIRSRVDKVKKKKLPGDVIVMFNTMEIRNEILKQNHIKRLYIGGNPIINFKEIPSRFLRRRDPYKKLTIQLKKIGILYRWEFPEGISFYFKEKRFKLSTSLELQKFTRRYEKELGKIDVEEEREDYQRDEEGEESEEEDREESTTGEREEEEKEDEEQ